GGCAGAGGTGGCACCCAGAGACCTCTCTGAAGACCAAGGGGTTGGCCAGTGGAGGGCCACACAGCCTGCCTGTGgcccctccagcctcctcctcaAGGAGGCTCTGCACCTGCCCCGAGCCCCGGGAAGCCCTCCCATCCCTCCCCATTGCCCCTCTGCACAGCCATCAGCCTGCTGGCTCCATGAGCAGGACCTCTTGTCTCCTTCAGTGCTGGATGCTGAGGCCTGGCAAGTGGCTGAGGGGGTACTGAGGGCCTTTCAAGGAGAAGCAGCCCAGGGGGGAGCCACCGGGCACCGCTGCCAGCGCCACAGCCCCGAGCAGCTGGACCCTCCAAGCTCCGTGCAGCTCCAGGGTTCCCAGGGGGGCTGCCCCTCCTCGGCCCCCCGTCCTGGAGCCCCTGGGGTCTCCCACACCCAACCTCCCATCTCCCTACCCACACAGCCTCTCCACCTCCAAGGAGAGGATCCTGGACCAGTACCCCTCCCACCAGCTGGCCTGCCAACCACCCAGGGGTTCTGCCTCTACCCACCCAGGCAAGACCAGAGGTCAGGGCCATCCCAGGAGTAGCAACCCCAGCACCATGTGACCCTGGGCACACCTCACTCCTCCCAGGACTCGGTTTCCCCACGTGCACAAGCAGCTCCCAGGAATCCAGCATGGGCCGTCAGCAGCTATCCAGCCTCTGCCCTCGTGGGGTGTTCCTGCAGCCCTGCCAGCTACCCCTCCACTCCCTCACACCAGGGAGGCCACGGCCCAGAGGGAGCAGGGCCATGCCCCGTGTGCCCACCAGAGCCCCCTTTGTTGCTGTGGCCTCTGCTTCCTCGTGGCCCGTTTCCACTCCCAAGCAGAGGTTGGCCAGGACTCAGGGGCTGCTCAGATGCTCTGTTTGGGTTTAGGAAAGGGTCAAGGAGAGCAGCAGGCGCCAAGGCCGTGGGGCGGGGGTGGAGCATGGCAGCCATTGATGCCAGACACTGTCCCTCCCCTGACACTGACTGGGCTCCTGACAGACCCTGCCCAACCCTTTGAGCCACCCTCTGTCCCTCTCATTGGCCTACACACCCTCCAGGATCGCAGAGAGCCTCCTACCCCAGAGAGCAGAGTCTTCGCCCCTGCGGCATCCGGCATGGAGAACCGGTGTGGCTCAGCGGCTGGGGGCCAGCCCGAGGGTGGAGAGCAACCCCCAGCCCCCCTACAGCCCAGACCCAGCTCCTCCAGCTACAGAAGGCCACAGGGGCTGGGACAAAACCCTCCAGCTAAGCAGCCCAGAGATCAGGCCAGAAGCGAAGGCCAAGGCTCACGGTCAggtcccctgcccccaccccatcctctgTGCCCCAATAGGATCCCTGGCCCCTGCCACACAAGCCCTCTCCCCCCAGGGCCCTGGCACTGCAGGCAACCCCAGCCCCGCAAGGCACACCAGATGGGacccacagagcccagcagccCTCGCCCCACCACAGCAGGCGCCAGGGAGATGCATCCAGAGCAGGGAACGGTGGAGCCACTGCGTCGCAGGGCCAGCTCAGGTCACTCAGCGGGCGGGAGGAGCCGGctctgcctcccccagccccgCTGACACCGGAGACCTCGGTCACCCAGAAGGCTCAGGTCACAGGGGCCCCGGCCCAGGCCCACCCACGCTGGCCCTCGCCAGACCTGCCCTGAGGTTGCTGGAGTGGGTGCCCCCGAGGGCTGTCTGGGGCGCAGGTCGGGGAGGGGCAGGAGCGGGACTCACCAGGCGGCTTCATGTAGTACTGCTCGATGTCCGCCATGTCCGTGTGCAGCGCGCACTCCAGGTAGGCGCGGATCACCTTGCGGCTGTAGTAGTAGCGCAGGCCCAGCAGCGCGGCCGGCACCAGGCACGTCAGCAGCAGCGAGCGGCTCACGGCGAAGCACAGCGCTGCGGGCAGAGGGCGCGGGTCAGCGGCGCGGCGGGGGTCCCCAGGCCCCGGAAGACACCACCCCGGCGAAGCCCGCTAGGGACGCCGCGCCCGGCCGCGCTCCGGGTGGAGGAGCCGGGGTCATCTCGGGTGCTTTCTACTTCTCCCTATTTCCAAGCTTCCTGCGGTAGAGACagccaccccacccacccccaccgccTGGAACGAGCCTCGGCGGCTCTCTGAGCTTCCAAACACGGCAGGGCACCCTCGGGATGGCCGGACCGGGAAGAGCTCTGCTCACGCTGGCCTActgaagccaaggtgggcagatcctgCCAGGGAGCTGCCCCGCAGACCAGGCCCCGcgcgggggagggggagggggaggggggagaggggggTCCCACGTTCCAGCGCCGGGCCCCAGGCCCCCCTCTTCCCAGAGCCCCAGCAAGAGCCCTTCCTGAACAGCGTCCGGGAGTTCtgagggcagggacagggcagggaggCCCCACACTGCTTCCAGCCGCATTTCGGCTACCATGACCTTGGGGGAGTCGCGTCCTCCCCACACGGCCTCaggctcctcatctgtaaaatgggagcgaACCCCCCACCCCGGCAGGAAGCTCCGAGGGGAAGGGCACCCAAAGACCCTGCAGGGGCCGCCCTCTGCGACCGCCCCGGCTGTGCCAGGCGCGCGCACCCCCCGCGGCGCCGGCTGTCTTCCCCTCATAAATTAGCACCGAGCGGGAGGCGGCCTCCCCCGCCCGCAGATTATATTTAGGCACTCGCCGGGGCCCAGCCGCGGCGGGCGCTACCTGCCCTGGCACCCGCCCCCACCCAGGATGCCCAGGAGGGGACAGGGgaggcggtgggggtggggggatgcgCGGCGGGGACGCAGGTGCGGACCCCGGACCCTCCCCGGCTCCGGCCCGCTCGGGGCCCTGCGCCCATCCCCATGCCCCTGGCCAGCCCTGCGCGGGGCCCGGCGCGGCAGAAAGCGGaggcttcccaggctggtccccGGGAGCCGGGCGCGGGGTCCGCGTGGACGCCGGGGCGGGGGAGATCCGCGCCGGCCCGAGGGACTGCGGCAGCCGGGGGCCCGGCGCACTGACCCGCCAGCAGGGCGTAGAGCAGCTGCGCGCGCGGGTGCTGCCGCAGGCCGCGGAAGGCCGTGTTAGGGATGCGCTCCATGATGCCGTCGTAGAAGATGCGGCGCGCCGCCTCCTGCTCGGCCGCACGGAACTCGCGGATGCACACGCCGCGCCCCCCCGGCGGCCCCGCGCCCCCCGCCCCGCCGTGAGGCTGAGCCACCGGGGCAGGTGGGGGCGCGGGGGGCGCGGCGGCCGGCCCGGGCGCGGCGGGCAGCGGGGGCCACATGGCGCCGGCGGCGGCGAGCAGCGCGTCCTTCTTGGCCCCCGGCAGCGCCTCATGGTCCTCGGCGGCCACGATCTTCGTCTCGCAGACCATGTCGGGAGGCCCACAATGCATGCACCCGGCCGGGCGGCGCGGCAGCGGGGACGCGGCCGGGCGGCGGCGGGCACGGCCGGGCCCAGGGCAAGGGCGCGGCGCCCTCGGacccgcggcggcggcggcggcggcggcggcggcggcggcggcagcagcggcggcggcggcggttcAGGGGCGCGGGGCGGAGGCGGCGGGCGGCCGGGGCGCGCGCAGGGAGCTGCGCCGCATTTTGGAGAAGTATTTATAATGCGGCGGCGCCGGTGCAGTCGCGGCGCCCGCGGCCCGCAGGGTCCTAGCGTCCACTGCATTGGCTGCCGGGGGTCACCATGTGATCGCGGGGGTGGGGGAGAcaccgcccccgccccgccgggTGGCTCGCTGGGcgcgacggggcggccgggcagcgcgaggggccgggcacgggcgggggcggcggcgcgGGCGGGGGCTCCTGGCCCCGGGGGCGCCCGGCGGGGCTCGGGATCCGGCCGCGGAGCGCGTGATGGGcgccgcccgccccgcccccccgCTCCCACGCCGCGCGCCTGGGAGCGCCCCGACCCCGGGCCCGGCCGCCGGCGTCCGCGGCGCgacgtcctcctcctcctcctcctcctcctcctccgcggCCGCCTGGAGCAGTAACGGCAGCGTCTCCCGCTCCGTCTCCTGCTTTTGTCTGAAAGCAGCGCCCGCGGTGGACCTGGGGTGGGGGCGCCGCGGCTGCCCCGGCCCGGAGCCCCCGGGAAGCCTCGTCCGGAGCCGCACGGGCAGCCGGAGTGGGGACGCGGAAGGGCGGGGTCTGCGGCCTGGCGCGGCGCCCCCCTGTCCGAGCCCCACAGTGGGCACGGGGATGCGGGGCCCGAAGGACCCCTCCCGGCCCGGCCCCCGCCCCCCGCGGCCGCGCATGCGCCCCGTGGCCTCGGTGCAGGTGCAGCGAGGGCTCCGCGCCGTGCAGGACCTGCAGACGCGGCAGGCTGGGGCGGAGGAGCTCAGGTGCGGGGAGGAGGTCGCAGACCCTACCCTCGGCGCGTCTCGAACCTAGCCCCCTTCAGTTCTGCGCGACCTCCCAGCACCACCCCGAGGGCTGCCCGAGCGGAGCTCCCACGATCTGCGCGGGCGGGACGGGGCCAGGGGTCCAGGCCTGGGGACCCGCAGTCTGCGTTGTGCGGTGGAGTTGGGGCCAGTCGGGCAGCTGAGGTCACCTGGAGGCCAGGAGGTGTTGGGCCTTCCCGTGGACGTGGGAACGTGAGGCCACAGCGCCCTGGTAGGGTGGGGAGGGGCGGCTGAACTGGTCCACAGCCCCGTCCGCCAGAGAACGGGCCCTGGAGAGGGGCAGGGGACGGGGTGGGggcgtggggtgggggaagccaAGATGAGAAGGCGCCCCCTCAGTGTCGGGGGCCCGCTGTCAGCTTTTCAACCTAAAGGAGAAAACAGGCAAAACGAATAGAAATAGAGTTTGTTGGGGCCAAGTTTGAGGATTGCAGCGTGGAAGCACAGACTCAGGTTGGTCTGAATACATGCGCTGTCATTCGCAGCAGGTACAAGTgcgtttttaaaggaaaaatgaagacgCAGCTCCTAAATTCACCAAGAATTTGCATTAAAATAGCATAAGCTATTGATCGGTGTACATTATTTGTGTCACAAATTCCAGGAACATGAGGATGATGCTGAGGCGGCCAGGCGGACAgtataggaaagaaaagaaagaacaaaatgccTTCCAGCAGTTGCCCCGGGCGCGGGTGGGGAGACGGGACTGAGGCCCCGTACTCAGGTGTCTCTGGGCCAGAGGTAATCTTTGAGTATCCCACGTAGCTCAGGCTGCTCtaggctgtttttcttttctcatttctcgTGTTTGATCAAAATCTTTCTCTTCTCAAAGCAGTGATGATCGACATTCTAGATGCAAGTTTTTCTGCTGGGAAGGCTCATTCCCGGGCCATCTCACCCCGCATAGGGGGAAAGAGGACAGGTGCGGTGGGCGCTTAAGAACTTCATGAGGCCTCAAGGCCAAGGTTGATTGGCACGGGGTCTGTCAGGCCGTCTGCTACGAAGGAGCCACACATGCCGGATGGCTTCTGAGCATCTAGCTAGCATCCTCGGGGTTTTTTGGTTGACTTTGGACATCTAGAAACACAAAGTCTAATCAatttaagaatgaaaaatatgggccgggtgtggtggctcatgcctgtaatcccagcactttgggaggccgaggcgcgtggatcacgttgaggtcaggagtttgagaccagcctgggcaacatcgtgaaactgcacctctactaaaaatacaaaaattagccgggtgtggtggcaggcacctgtaatcccagctacttgggaggctgaagcaggagaatcgcttgaactcgggaggtggaggttgcagtgagctgagatcgtgccactgtactccagcctggcaacagagcgagactctgcctcaaaaaaaaaaaaaaaagaaaaaatatgacacAAATAAGGGCAAGTATTAACAATTTGAAATCTAGAACTGAAGAGTGCTTCTATTTCTGAAGGTAACCAGGTACCTATTTTGTCCCCTTCTGGTCCTGGCCTGAAGAACAAGATGTTGAAGTTCTCCAGTGATGAAAACGTCCTCTCTGGCGAGGCTGCAGGGTGTGGTCCCATCTATTGTGGTTGGAGGAAGTCCTATATTTGATGCTTTTCTCATAAAATCTCCAGGTTGGAGACCTTGATCTTTCATGTCTTCATCTCCTGAGAACTTGCTGTTAACAGGATCCTTAATTAATTTAGAATGTGCAGTGAGAAGCTAGGGTCTTGGCAATAATGAAGAATATTGCCTTTAAGGGGAGCTGGTTTGGAGGCTCCTTCATCCAGGCACAGGGCCTTGCTGGTATTATTTCAAAGAGAGAAAGCTCATGTTTTCCAAACAGGGCAGAACCCCAGTTCAGCACCACAGTGGAAACACCTTAGGCCAGGGAGTGTTAGAAGCTGGTTTCAGCTTTGCAGATGGGTTTTCTATTATCCCACCTGTGCATTCCACAGTCTGGAAGATGGAGGAGGGCTGCGAGCACAATGGGAATGCCAATCCCTCCGATCTCAACCAGCTTTCACTATGCAAGGTAAGATGTCcatcaatctttttttcttttttctttttcagagagagacgaggtttcttcatgttgtccaggctgatctggaactcctgatctggAAGTCCCACAAGCGACTCTCCtatctcggcctccaaaagtgctgggattacaggcatgaggcaccatgcccggccaataaatctttttcttttttttttttttttttttttttttttgcgacaaggtctccctcttgttgctcaggctggagtgcaacggtgtgatcttggctcactgcagcctctgcctcccaagctcaaataatcctcctgcctcagcctcccaagtagatgggactacagacctgcaccaccatgcctggctaatttttgtattttgtgtagagacagggtttcaccacgttgcgcaggctggtctccaactcctgaattcaagtgatctgtctgccttggtctcccaaagtgcattAACTACAGTTGTAAGTCGGTAACCTCAAGTTTAGTGAAAAACCTAGGAAGGAGTTTTGAACTGTTTATATCAGTATTTTTAGATGAAaaccatttcataattttttttttttttttttttttagacagagtctctctctgtcacccaggctggagtgcagtggcacgatctcagctcactgcaagctccgcctcccgggtttacaccattctcctgcctcagactcctgagtagctgggactacaggcgcccgccaccacacccggctaatttttttgtatttttagtagagatggggtttcagtgtgttagccaggatggtctcaatctcctgacctcgtgatctgcccacctcagcctcccaaagtgctgggattacaggcgtgagccaccgcggccggcccaTTTAATAACTTTTTAGGAAGAtgtttcctcaattttttgtttattaacagatctaaatatttttaacttttctatacCATGTAAAAATACAATGCCAAAGtatatcaatttaaaattgtgtttaatgATTGTTTCAGTATTTTAACTCACTTAAAAATAACCTCAGACATGTTgtggctggtcgcagtggctcacgcctgtaatcccagcactttggggggccgaggcgggcggatcatgaggtcaggagttcgagaccatcctggccaacatggtgaaaccctgtctctactaaaactacaaaaattagctgggcgtcgtggcgtgcgcctgtagtaccatctaccc
Above is a window of Nomascus leucogenys isolate Asia chromosome 20, Asia_NLE_v1, whole genome shotgun sequence DNA encoding:
- the NAT8L gene encoding N-acetylaspartate synthetase; the encoded protein is MHCGPPDMVCETKIVAAEDHEALPGAKKDALLAAAGAMWPPLPAAPGPAAAPPAPPPAPVAQPHGGAGGAGPPGGRGVCIREFRAAEQEAARRIFYDGIMERIPNTAFRGLRQHPRAQLLYALLAALCFAVSRSLLLTCLVPAALLGLRYYYSRKVIRAYLECALHTDMADIEQYYMKPPGSCFWVAVLDGNVVGIVAARAHEEDNTVELLRMSVDSRFRGKGIAKALGRKVLEFAVVHNYSAVVLGTTAVKVAAHKLYESLGFRHMGASDHYVLPGMTLSLAERLFFQVRYHRYRLQLREE